The following is a genomic window from Dryobates pubescens isolate bDryPub1 chromosome 22, bDryPub1.pri, whole genome shotgun sequence.
TTAGGGGTCACCCCTTGGATGAGTGTCCCCACTTCTGGCTCctttttctttgggggggggggagggggggagtggACAGGAAATAACCTGCCCcaggacccccaccccccaaggtGTCTGAGGGGATttgggggatgggaggggagacGTGGAGGGTCCCACACTCTGGCCAAGTGCccaccccagggcagcagaggagggaaggTTTGGCATgagctgtgccccctccccctcaggGGGGCATCAGGGTGGCACTTGAGGAACCTCCAGAAACACtggagggggggaggctgggggcctTCACAGCACCCAggaagggagtgggggaggcACAGGGAGGTACCCACAGTGCTGGCCCagccaggaggaagaggaggaggaaggctggggagcctgtgccccctccctgctaccccagcagccccccctgggggtagctcagccagcagagcagcagagtttTCATCCTGAGGTGCTGctaccccctcccctccccccccactttCTGAGGTGATGATCCACAGCCTCTTGCTGATGAAGGGGTCCCTAAACCCCTCACCTCgatgccccccctgcccctcccccccctttaaagccaggcacagccagggtgGGGCATTCAcagattttaatttaattttcttggagagagaaaagaaaaaaaaaaacaaaaaaaaaaaaagggggaaagaaaagaaaagaaaagaaaaccccaaaaaaggCCTCAGAcaacccccccgccccccccccccccccccccctccatggTTCAGGTCTGGGGGCACAGAggcatccccctccccctcccctgcctgcttcccctccccccatcaagtctctgtagtgtttggggggggcaggggcctgctgctccccagggataGAGGGGAGAGAgtcacctcccccctcccccccccccccccgaagaacgaccccaaaacctcccctcccccacctggTCCTAAGCTCTATGGGGAAGGCACctcgggggggggagggggggcgctGTTGAGTCTCTGGTTGGGGTGGAGGCCCTGGTGAGAagcccacccctgctgcaccccaaatTCCTGgttggggaggaaggggaaaggaaaataaagctgggggagagggggggggagggaaggaaacgAGACCAAGGCCAGCCTCGGGCTcaccccagtgccagcccctgccccccccggggGGGTGGCCAAGCTGACCTgaatcctccctccccccccccaaaaaaccccaccccaaaaccgtgtgagtgtgtgtgggggaggcTGTTTGTGCCCCCCAACCCCTGGGGGGGAGGCTCCTACAGTGGGGAGGGGGCCAGGAAGAGGACGAAGTGCATGTggatggcgggggggggggataaaggAGACCCCTCCCAACCCGCCAGGATGGAGCAGGTaaggttggttgggttttttctggggggggggggggaggtggagggaaACCATAcaccccccctctcctccccccaccacgGGGGGCTGCAACCCCCCCAGCTCAAGGTCAGTTTGGATGGGTTAAGGCAACCCCGGCTCGGCGTGGGGACGGACGGGGAGGGGGTTAAGACAAGACGGACAGACAGAGCTGAGGGGGggttctttgtgtgtgtgtctgtgtcccccacctcctcctcctcctctcctcacatCATTCTTTGGgggccccccctgccccagctcagaaAATGTCCGGGCACAAGCTCCAGTCCTGTCTGTCTTTGCTCTCCCAGTACCCGCCCCTGTAGAcgtgctcctgctcctgcgtCACCGGATCCTTCCTGCGCTCGAACCACAGCGGCTTGTAGGGGTCGTAGGGAGTGCCTGGGGGGCAAAGAGAGcgggcagggtgaggggcaggcagccagggcagggcttggaagagagcttggccagggCACCACCCaaaccacggccctcagcaccacagcgttacgcaacccctccagggatggggactccagcactgccctgggcagcctgggccaggccttgacagccctttgggtaaagatgtccaacctaaagctcccctgaggcagcctgaggccactgcctcttgtcctgtcccttgttccttggcacaagagcccaacccccacctggctgcaggctccttgcagggagctgcagagggccagcaggtctcccctcagcctcctcctctccaggctcaacacccccagctccctcagctgctcctccccagccctgttctccagacccttccccagcttggttgtcctgctctggacctgctccagctcctcagtgtccttctgggagtaaGAAGtacaaaactgaccccagggttccagctgtggcctcgcAGTGCACAGTCCAGGAGGAcaattcctgccctgctggccacactcttgctgctccaggccaggctgctggtggcctccttggcaACCTAgacaccccctggctcatctccagccactgttgccaacctgccctgggcagtttccatcccctctctctgcagcctggagccttcctggggcgGTTGTGACCcgagtgcaggacccagcccttggccttgttgagccccATCCCACTGAGCCCACCCCGgatccagcctgcccagacccctctgcagagcctcctgcacGTCACCGccaccccccagctctgtgccccccacTGCCCGCCTggggctgcctcagcctcttcctccaGACGCTGCTGAAGCTCCTGGgggggctgagcctgggggggctgagcCTGTGGGGGGCTGAGCCTGTGGGGGGCTGAGCCTCTGCTCACCGTCCTCGGTGGCTCTGGCAGCTTCGGCCTCGCGCCGCTTGCGGGAggtcctctgcttctcctccagcctctgcttctcGGCGTTGGCCTCGTCCCAGCGGCCGTTCTCCATCAGGCGCTGGTCCGGGCGCCGCCGGCTGTCGGTGGGGGCCGTGCCGCTCTCGGGGGCGTTCAGGGTCAGAGCCAGCTCCGAGAAGTAGTACATGTTCTCTGCATGCTTCCTGCCCCAgagacacccagctcaacccctgccaccagcacagccccagggaacacccagctcaacccctgccaccagcacagcccccagagacacccagctcaacccctgccaccagcacggcCCCCAGgagacacccagctcaacccctgccaccagcacagcccccagagacacccagctcaacccctgccaccagcacagcccctgcagacacccagctcaacccctgccaccagcacggcccctgcagacacccagctcaacccctgccaccagcacggcccccagagacacccagctcaacccctgccaccagcacggcccctgcagacacccagctcaacccctgccaccagcacggcccccagagacacccagctcaacccctgccaccagcacagcccctgcagacacccagctcaacccctgccaccagcacggcccctgcagacacccagctcaacccctgccaccagcacagcccccagagacacccagctcaacccctgccaccagcacagcccccagagacacccagctcaacccctgccaccagcacagcccccagagacacccagctcaacccctgccaccagcacagcccccagagacacccagctcaacccctgccaccagcacagcccctgcagacacccagctcaacccctgccaccagcacggcccctgcagacacccagctcaacccctgccaccagcacggcccccagagacacccagctcaacccctgccaccagcacagcccctgcagacacccagctcaacccctgccaccagcacagcccctgcagacacccagctcaacccctgccaccagcacggcccctgcagacacccagctcaacccctgccaccagcacagcccccagagacacccagctcaacccctgccaccagcacggcccccagagacacccagctcaacccctgccaccagcacggcccccagagacacccagctcaacccctgccaccagcacagcccctgcagacacccagctcaacccctgccaccagcactgcccctgcagacacccagctcaacccctgccaccagcacagcccctgcagacacccagctcaacccctgccaccagcacggcccctgcagacacccagctcaacccctgccaccagcactgcccctgcagacacccagctcaacccctgccaccagcacggcccccagagacacccagctcaacccctgccaccagcacagcccctgcagacacccagctcaacccctgccaccagcacggcccccagagacacccagctcaacccctgccaccagcacggcccctgcagacacccagctcaacccctgccaccagcacggcccctgcagacacccagctcaacccctgccaccagcacggcccccagagacacccagctcaacccctgccaccagcacagcccctgcagacacccagctcaacccctgccaccagcacagcccctgcagacacccagctcaacccctgccaccagcacggcccccagagacacccagctcaacccctgccaccagcacagcccctgcagacacccagctcaacccctgccaccagcacagcccctgcagacacccagctcaacccctgccaccagcacagcccctgcagacacccagctcaacccctgccaccagcacagcccctgcagacacccagctcaacccctgccaccagcacggcccctgcagacacccagctcaacccctgccaccagcacggcccctgcagacacccagctcaacccTGCCACAGCACGGCCCCTGcagacacccagctcaacccctgccaccagcacggcccccagagacacccagctcaacccctgccaccagcacggcccccagagacacccagctcaacccctgccaccagcacggcccctgcagacacccagctcaacccctgccaccagcacggcccccagagacacccagctcaacccctgccaccagcacggcccctgcagacacccagctcaacccctgccaccagcacagcccccagagacacccagctcaacccctgccaccagcacggcccccagagacacccagctcaacccctgccaccagcacagcccctgcagacacccagctcaacccctgccaccagcacagcccccagagacacccagctcaacccctgccaccagcacggcccctgcagacacccagctcaacccctgccaccagcacagcccccagagacacccagctcaacccctgccaccagcacagcccctgcagacacccagctcaacccctgccaccagcacggcccctgcagacacccagctcaacccctgccaccagcacggcccccagagacacccagctcaacccctgccaccagcacggcccccagagacacccagctgaacccctgccaccagcacagcccccagagacacccagctcaacccctgccaccagcacggcccccagagacacccagctcaacccctgccaccagcacggcccctgcagacacccagctcaacccctgccaccagcacggcccccagagacacccagctcaacccctgccaccagcacagcccctgcagacacccagctcaacccctgccaccagcacggcCCCTAgagacacccagctcaacccctgccaccagcacggcccccagagacacccagctcaacccctgccaccagcacagcccctgcagacacccagctcaacccctgccaccagcacggcccccagagacacccagctcaacccctgccaccagcacggcccccagagacacccagctcaacccctgccaccagcatggcccccagagacacccagctcaacccctgccaccagcacagcccccagagacacccagctcaacccctgccaccagcatggcccccagagacacccagctcaacccctgccaccagcacagcccctgcagacacccagctcaacccctgccaccagcacagcccctgcagacacccagctcaacccctgccaccagcacagcccccagagacacccagctgaacccctgccaccagcacagcccccagagacacccagctcaacccctgccaccagcacagcccccagagacacccagctcaacccctgccaccagcacggcccccagagacacccagctcaacccctgccaccagcacggcccccagagacacccagctcaacccctgccaccagcacagcccctgcagacacccagctcaacccctgccaccagcacggcCCCTAgagacacccagctcaacccctgccatcagcacagcccctgcagacacccagctcaacccctgccaccagcacggcccccagagacacccagctcaacccctgccaccagcacggcccccagagacacccagctcaacccctgccaccagcacagcccccagagacacccagctcaacccctgccaccagcacggcccccagagacacccagctcaacccctgccaccagcacggcccccagagacacccagctcaacccctgccaccagcatggcccccagagacacccagctcaacccctgccaccagcacagcccccagagacacccagctcaacccctgccaccagcacagcccctgcagacacccagctcaacccctgccaccagcacagcccctgcagacacccagctcaacccctgccaccagcacggcTCCTGCAGTCCCAGGGGACAGCCAGCTCAACCCCTtcacaccagcacagcctccagcctcCAAAACCCAGCCCCTAGAACCCGGCTCCCAAAGCCCAGCCTCCAAAACCCAGCCCCCAAGACCCGGCTTCCAGCAGACACCCAACTCCACCCCTtagcaccagcacagcctccagtCCCGGagacccagcccccagccccggagacccagcccccagccccggagacccagcccccagccccggagacccagcccccagccccggagacccagcccccagccccggagACCCAGCCCCCCGCCTCCCAGCCGGTGGCTGCAGCGGGCCGCCCCGCTCGCTTCTTGGGGCTGCCTTTCCTCGCCCCTCTCCCCTCACTCACGGGAGTGGGTTCCTCTTCCACAGCAGGACCTTGCTGTCCTCAGCCTCGTGGGCCCTCTGCCGCCCTTCCCCGCCGTTGTCCCCAGCGCCCAGCGTCACCTTGTAGCAGTCCATCTTCTCGTCCCAAGTGCCCAACAGGACGAAGTGAACCTTGCCGGAGGGGTCCGTCACCTCCCCGGTGACCTGAGGGGGAGACAGGGGACAGCCTGAACTAGGACACCGGGGAGTtaaacccccccaccccccagggtGTCCCAGGCCCTCTCCCCATGTCCCACCTTCCTGGCCACGTCCCGTGAGAAGTAGCTGTAAGGGACAAACTTGAGGTTGCATTTGTCGCCGGTCTTGTGGTTGACGATCTCGATCTCGCCCgactggggagggaaggagaggcttggACCCAAGCCCGGCCCCTGAGGCACGAGGGGGTGATCCCCTTCGTGCCACAGGCAGGCCCCCCGAAGCCCCCTTCCCCTAGGCTTCCACCCCACCTGGTCTATCCAGAGCTTGCCCACGATGATGTTGTGCACGGTGGTGGTGACTTTCTTCCACGTGTAGTGGTTGCCGGAGGAGTGGAAGACGCAGTGGATGGTTcctgaggagggaaggggaaggccgGCTGTGACCTCCTGGTCGTCCCAAACTTCTCCCAAACCCACCTACAAAGGGTCTCCTAGGAGCCTGGCCCTCACCCAGGGGCATGATGGAGAGGTATTTGCCCCGAAACTTGCTGGTGATTTTGATCTCCTGGCGAAGGGTCCAGCCGTGCTTGGAGTCAGCGTGGTGGGCAGCGGCCGGCGGGTGGTGGCTCACCTGGCCAGGAGAAAGAGCGGGGGACAGCTCGCCAGTGGCCACCCCAAAGGCTGTGGGTGGCctaggaggagcagggctgggtgctcagtatctttattgatgatctagaggaggggattgagtccatcaccagcaagtttgcagatgacaccaagctggggggcaggagttgagctgttggagggtaggagagctctgcagaggcaccctgccaggctgggcagatgggcagagtgcaggggcaggagactgaacacagccaagtgccaggggctgcacttaggccacagcaaccccaggcagtgctacaggctgggggcagagtggctgagagcagccaggcagaaagggacctggggggtagTGGTccacagtaggctgaacatgagccagcagtgtgcccagggggccaagaaggccaagggcatcctggcctgcatcaggaagagtgtggccagcaggagcagggaagtcattctgcccctgtgctcagcactgcttaggccacaccttgagtcctgtggccagttctgggctcctcagtttaggaaagatgttgagatgctggaaggtgtccagagaagggcaacaaaactggggaggggtctggagcacagccctgtgaggagaggctgagggagctggggttgcttagcctgcagaagaggaggctcaggggagaccttcttgctctctccaactacctgaagagaggttgtagccaggagagggttggtctcttccccaggcacccagcaccagaacaagaggccacagtctcaagctgtgccaggggaggtttaggctggaggtgaggaagaagttcttcccagcaagagaggttggccatggggatgtgctgcccagggaggcgctCAGGATGGGGCGCTTGGCGCCACGGTCTAGTcgattggatggtgctgggtggtaggtcGGACTGGCTGATCTGTGAGGCCTCTTGCAGCCTGGCTGACTGTATCCTGTTCTGCCCTACCTGCTCACAGAGGGAGCGGTAGCCGTTCTCCTCCAGCCGATCCAGCTCGAAGGTCTCTcccaggagggggttgaagGGTTTGCTGGTGCGGAAGACGGTGGTGGAGTAGGAGGAGACGGTGAAGGCGGCCACGtagcacagctgctccagagagCTCTCGCACTTGGCTGCCCTGTCCAGCAGCTCGTGGTACTCCAGGTCCTCCGTCAAGCGCTGCAGCATGGACAGCGGCTCGTTGAAGTTGACctgagggaaaggggaagagaagtaAAGCCAAGGGAAGGGTTTCAGGCTGtcccccatgcagagctacaggctggggtcggagtggctggagagctcccaaacagagagggacctgggggtgctgattgacagctgcctaaacatgagcctgcagtgtgcccaggtggccaagagggccaagggcatcctggcctgcattaggaatagtgtggccagcaggagcagggaggtcattgtgcccctgtactctgccacaccttgagtcctgtgtccagttctgggcccctcagtttaagaaggacatcgagacacttgaaggtgtccagagaagggcaacaaggctggggaggggtctggggcacagccctgtgaggagaggctgagggagctggggttgcttagcctgcagaagaggaggctcaggggtgacctcattgccctctacaactacctgaagggtggttgtagccaggaaggggttggtctcttctctctagcaaccagcaccagaacaaggggacacagtctcaagctgtgccaggggaagtttaggctcgaggtgaggagaaagttcttcaccgagcgagtcattcgtcattgggatgtgctgcccagggaggtggtggagtcaccatccctggaggggttcaagaggggattggatgtggcacttggtgccatggcctagtcctgaggtctgtggtgacaggttggactcgatgatccttggggtctcttccaaccttagtgatactgtgagactgtgacccCCTCCCCATGGCCGCTCACCGGCATGGGGATCTTGGACAGCTCCTTCCCGATACAGTTCTTCATGATGCTCCACAGGTTGAGGCTGTAGTTGGGTTTGTAGGGGATGCGggttctcttctccttcttggTGTCCTCCACTTGGTGCTTGtactggggggggttggatggAGATGAGGGATGCTGCTGTGACCGCCTCCAACCCGGCCCTACCTCACAGCCCCCCTcgcttccagccctgctcttccaAGAACCTGATGGAGAAGCCCCTTCCAAACCCATTCCTCCAAGACCCAGATAGACAACCCCCTTCCAAACCTATTCCTCCAAGACCCAGGTAGACACCCCCCTTCCAAACCCATTCCTCCAAGAACAATGTAGACAGCCCCCTTCCAAACCCATTCCTCCAAGACCCAGGTAGACAGCCCCCTTCCAAACCCATTCCTCCAAGAACAACGTAGACAGCCCCCTTCCAAACCCATTCCTCCAAGAACAATGTAGACAGCCCCCTTCCAAACCCATTCCTCCAAGAACAATGTAGACAGCCCCCTTCCAAACCCATTCCTCCAAGAACAATGTAGACAGCCCCCTTCCAAACCCATTCCTCCAAGACCCAGGTAGACAGCCCCCTTCCAAACCCATTCCTCCAAGACCCAGGTAGACAGCCCCCTTCCAAACCCATTCCTCCAAGAACAATGTAGACAGCCCCCTTTCAAACCCATTCCTCCAAGACCCAGGtggaaaagccctttccaaGCCTGTTCCTCCAAAAACTGGGTGGCAAACCCTCTTTCACCCCCACTCCTTCAAGACCCAGGCAGACAacccctttccagccccattcCTCCCAAACCCAGGTGGAAAAGtctcttttccagccctgtTCCTCCCAGACCCAGGTGGAAACCCTCCCTCCTACCTGCTCATCCAGGCTGATGTCACTGCTGGTGCCACTGATGTTGCTGCCAGTGCGCCTGGGGTGGGATGAAGAGGGGCAAAATCAGCCCCAGGccggggggggtgtgtgtgtgggaggcaAGGAAGGCAGCCCCTGAGCCCCACCACTCACTTGTGGCCCATGCTCTCGGGCATGGTGATGATCTCCGGGGCGTCAAAGAACTCATTGTCATCGTCCTCGTCGCTCAGGTCACCTTTGGCAGGACAGCAAGGGtctgggaaggaggggagagggtaaGTGAGGCAGTTAAgtgcctcccagctcccctcacTGGAGGATCACCTGGCACCACCCcactgtgctgagggacatcagACAATGTTGAGGAGGAACTAGGGATGGAGCAAGGAGGTTTTGCTCCGTGAAGGAGGCAGCAAACAAGGCttaggaggagctggggatggagcaAGGAGGTTTTGCTctgtgaaggagactccagagaaAGCttaggggggagctggggatggaagAAGGAGGTTTTGCTCCGTGAAGGAGAGACCAGAGAAGGCttaggaggagctggggatagAGCAAGGAGGTTTTGCTCTGTGAAGGAGGCCCCAGAGAAAGCttaggggggagctggggatggaagAAGGAGGTTTTGCTCCGTGAAGGAGAGACCAGAGAAGGCttaggaggagctggggatagAGCAAGGAGGTTTTGCTCCGTAAAGGAGAGAccagagaaggcttagggggagctggggatAGAGCAAGGAGGTTTTGCTCTGTGAAGGAGACCCCAGAGAAGGCttaggaggagctggggatggagcaAGGAGGTTTTGCTCTGTGAAGGAGGCCCCAGAGAAGGCttaggaggagctggggatggagcaAGGAGGTTTTGCTCTGTGAAGGAGACCCCAGAGAAGGCttaggaggagctggggatggagcaAGGAGGTTTTGCTCTGTGAAGGAGGCCCCAGAGAAGGCttaggaggagctggggatggagcaAGGAGGTTTTGCTCTGTGAAGGAGGCCccagagaaggcttagggggacccagggatggaggaaggaggttttgctctgtggaggagaccccagagaaggcttagggggagctggggatggagcaAGGAGGTTTTGCTCTGTGGAGgagaccccagacagcctctgctgctcactctcagcaacaggaaggacattgagcctGGCttgaggaaggggctggaagcaaCTGGGGGCGACGTCGGTCCCCCAGCAGCCGGGGGTGGGCGGGAAGCCGCGGCTGTACCTTTGGCGGAGCCGCCGGTGCCCGGCGCGCTGGCGGGCAGGACGGTGGCACCCCGGAACGCCCTCTCCAGGTGGTTGTGCTGCTtggccagctgctccagggtctCCTCCAGCCGGATCCGCTGGTCCCGTTCGTGCTGCAGAGACTTCTGCCACTTCTTGCTGTGGGTCTGGGCCAGCACCAGGAAATCCCTGCAGGCCTGGCGGAGGGAAAGCGGTGCCTCACGGAAGggttcgggttggaagggacctccagaggtcatctagttcaacccccctgcagggacagcctccactggagccttgttgagcctgaccttgagtatctccagggatgaagcctcaactacctccctgggcaacctgttggctgcagaacttgttcctcacagccaatctaaacctgctcatCTCTCCTGGTGCACAGCttattcctcacatccaacctcaacctgctctgctctcctggtgcacaacttgttcctcacatccaatctcaacctgctctgctctcctggtgcacagcttgttcctcacagccaatctaaacctgctctgctctcctggtgcacaacttgttcctcacatccaacctcaacctgctctgctctcctggtgcacaacttgttcctcacatccaatctcaacctgctctgctctcctggtgcacagcttgttcctcacagccaatctaaacctgctcatCTCTCCTGGTGCACAGCttattcctcacatccaacctcaacctgctctgctctcctggtgcacaacttgttcctcacatccaatctcaacctgctctgctctcctggtgcacaacttgttcctcacatccaacctcaacctgctctgctctcctggtgcacaacttgttcctcacatccaacctcaacctgctctgctctcctggtgcacagcttgttcctcacatccaacctcaacctgctctgctctcctggtgcacagcttgttcctcacatccaatctcaacctgctctgctctcctggtgcacaacttgttcctcacatccaacctcaacctgctctgctctcctggtgcacaacttgttcctcacatccaacctcaacctgctctgctctcctggtgcacagcttgttcctcacatccaacctcaacctgctctgctctcctggtgcacagcttgttcctcacatccaatctcaacctgctctgctctcctggtgcacaacttgttcctcacatccaacctcaacctgctctgctctcctggtgcacaacttgtt
Proteins encoded in this region:
- the OSBP gene encoding oxysterol-binding protein 1; translation: MAAELRAAAAGPGPAAAVAAAAAAALPGPMALPAAPGAAPALPSPAAGGGAGPGPGAGAATAAAAAAAGGGGGGGSGAGGAGSGSAREGWLFKWTNYIKGYQRRWFVLSNGLLSYYRSKAEMRHTCRGTINLATANITVEDSCNFIISNGGAQTYHLKASSEVERQRWVTALELAKAKAVKMLEESDDSGDESVSQTDKTELQSTLRTLSSKVEDLSTCNDLIAKHGTALQRSLSELETLRLPAESTEKIKQVNERATLFRITSNAMINACRDFLVLAQTHSKKWQKSLQHERDQRIRLEETLEQLAKQHNHLERAFRGATVLPASAPGTGGSAKDPCCPAKGDLSDEDDDNEFFDAPEIITMPESMGHKRTGSNISGTSSDISLDEQYKHQVEDTKKEKRTRIPYKPNYSLNLWSIMKNCIGKELSKIPMPVNFNEPLSMLQRLTEDLEYHELLDRAAKCESSLEQLCYVAAFTVSSYSTTVFRTSKPFNPLLGETFELDRLEENGYRSLCEQVSHHPPAAAHHADSKHGWTLRQEIKITSKFRGKYLSIMPLGTIHCVFHSSGNHYTWKKVTTTVHNIIVGKLWIDQSGEIEIVNHKTGDKCNLKFVPYSYFSRDVARKVTGEVTDPSGKVHFVLLGTWDEKMDCYKVTLGAGDNGGEGRQRAHEAEDSKVLLWKRNPLPKHAENMYYFSELALTLNAPESGTAPTDSRRRPDQRLMENGRWDEANAEKQRLEEKQRTSRKRREAEAARATEDGTPYDPYKPLWFERRKDPVTQEQEHVYRGGYWESKDRQDWSLCPDIF